In the genome of Streptomyces aquilus, the window AGGAAGTAGTTGTACGAGGCGCGGGGCAGCACGGTCCAGCCGCCACTGGTACGCACCTCCAGCCGCGCCACCGGATTCCGGTGGCCGAGGATCTGGATGCCGCACCAGTAGCGGCTGGACCCGGTCTTGTACCGGACGGCGAGCTTCTCGCCCGTGCCGGGGCTGACCAGGCTCCAGGTGATCGGTATCTGGCCCTTGACCGGCGCGGCGAGCTTCGCGAACGCCTCGGCGCTGAGGTCGAGTTGGCCGACCCGGCAGGGCGCGGGGCACTCGTTCGTGATCCGTACGGTGATCGAGGCACCGCTCGCGGCCCGGACCCGGACGTACGCCCCGCACGCCTTGGCCGTCTCGTAGTCGGCGGTGTTCATGGCGGCGGTCATGACGGTGCCGGCCGGACCGAAGGTGCAGGCGCCGTCGCCGTTCCCGGCGTCGTAGAAGGTGGCGACTCCGCTGTAGGTGACGCCAGGCTTGATCCGGCCCGCCAACGAGCCTGTGCTGACAGGGGCTTTGGGCGTGGCCTTGGGCTGCTTGGCGACGGTGGCCTTAGGGGTGGCCTTCTTGCTCGCCGAAGCAGAAGCCGAGGCCGAGGCGGAAGCCGAGGCGGAAGCCGACCCGCTCGGTGTCGAAGACGGAGTGGCGGACGGCGTCACCGCGGCGGACCCGGCGCTCGCCGCACGGCCGGCGTCCGCCACCGACACGGCGTCCCCCGAGCCGCCACCGGGCCGGAACGCCACGATCACGGAGGCGATGAGCGCGACCGCCCCCACCGCCACGGCGATGAGAAGGGCACGTGACTTGCGGGGGCGGCGGTGCGCGGAGGGAGGGGCCACGGCTGAGGTCCTTGTGTGTCGGGTGGGGCTCCGGGGACGGAGGCCTTCGACGTACAGTCGCCGCAGGATCCCAGAAGGTTGCCGTGCGGGAGGCGGAAATGAGAACAACGGTGACGCTCCTGCACCCGGGGGCGATGGGTGCCCCGGTGGGCGGCCAGGCGACCCGCACCGGGGCGCGCGTCCTGTACGTCCCGACGGGCCGCGGCCCGGCCTCCGTGGAACGGGCACGTCAGGCGGGCCTCGTGGCCGCCGACTCCCTCGCGTCCGCCCTGTCCGTCAGCGACTTGGTCCTCTCCGTCTGCCCGCCGCACGCCGCCGAGGACGTCGCCCACGAGGTCCTGGAGCACGACTTCCGGGGCATCTATGTCGAGGCCAACGCCATCAGCCCGGACCGCGCGACCCGCATCGGCAAGGCCTGCGCCGAGCGCGGCGCCCTGATGGTCGACGGCTCGATCATCGGCGGCCCTCCGGCGGACGGCAGCGGCCCCCGCCTCTATCTGAGCGGCGACGCGCGGGCGGTGGCGGGGACGGCCGCGCTGTTCGACGGCACCGATGTCGTCGCCCGCCCCCTGGACGCCGGGATCGGCGCGGCCTCCGCGCTCAAGATGGCGTACGCCTCGTTCCAGAAGTCGGCGCGGGTCCTGGCGGCCGTCTCGCACGCCCTCGCCACGAGCCATGGCGTGGGCGAGGAACTCGCCGCGGAGGGCCGGGCGTTGACGGCCCGCATCCTCGCCGAGGTCGACCACTTCCCCGGCGTCGCCGCCCGTGCCTGGCGCTGGGCGCCGGAGATGGCGGAGATCGCGGCCGCCCTGGACGCCGTAGGACTGCCACCGGACCTGGCGGAGGCGTCGGCCGCGGTGCTGCGGCACTGGAGCGGGGACAAGGACCGGCTCGATCTGCCGCTGGAGGACGTGTTCGCACGGCTGCACACGCCCGTGGGCCCCTCCCCGGCGGGGTGAAGGGGCTCACGGGATGACGGGAACGGGTGTCACCGGTGGTGCGGTGACGTCAGGTAGTGCTGCCTGAGGAGCTCCTTTCCGTAGTCGTTGCCGTTGGGGGTCCGGATGACCGAGTGGACGTGCAGCTGGGTCGCGCCGCCGCCCTGTGTGGCGCCGTACGCGCCCGCCAGCGGGCCCGGGCTCTGGCAGTCGACCTCCACCCACACCACGGGGCTGTGGACGCGGACGTAGAAGGCGTCGTCGTCGCCGGTGCCGCCGGCCCAGGTGACGTAGGTGTCGGAGAGGTGCCGGGCGACCTCGGCCATGCGCACCTTGGCGGCGTCCGCCTTGGCGCGGCCCACGAAGGCCTCGACGATCGCGAGCAGCTTCTTCCTCTGGGCGGCGTCGAGCTTGTCGCCGCGCAGGCCCGTGTACTCCTGGACCGCGTTGTCGGAGAAGGCGCCCGCCTTCATCGACTCGTTCGCCTTGGTCGCCGACTCGATGGCGACCGCCTGCTGCGCCGTGGTCAGGGAGTTGATGAAGGCGAGGGAGGCGGCGACCTCCTCGTGGCACACGGTCACGGTCTCGCCGTCGATCTCCATGGTGGTCGGCTCCGAACCCCAGAAGCAGGGGCTCATCACGACCTGGTCGCCGAGGACGAAGTAGTTGATGACGAGGTGGTGGCCGTCGAACTGGAAGCCCCAGGGCTCCGTCCGGGACGGGGTGCCCATGACGGTCCAGTAGTAGGCGTCCTCGTTGAAGGCGGTGGTGTTGCCGATCGCCTCGCCCGCCGCCTGGTTGATCCGGCGGATCTTCTCCGTGGTCTCCAGGCCGTCGGCACTGAGCGCGGCCTTCAGCAGCGCGGTGCCGAGGGCCTTCTGGTCGTCGCTCAGGTCGGCGAGCGAGACGCCCTGGCGCTCGTAGGAGTCGACGTTGCTCCACAGCCGCCACTCGGTGGAGTGCACGGTGAAGACGGTCGAGGTCTTCTGGTCGTCGGTCAGCCCGGCGAGGAAGGCGTTGGCGGCGGTGATGACGGGGGTGGTCGCCACGCCGGTGGAATGGATGGTGAACAGGTCGTCGATCCGGTTGCCGTCGGTCGTCAGACCGAAGAAGTCCTCGGTGACCGACTGGTTGCCGGGGCCTCCGGTGCCGCCGCCCGGACCGCCGCTGGGCGCACCGCTCGGCGTCGCGCTCGCGTCGGCCGTCCCCGTGCTGTCGTCGGCCAGCGCCGCCCAGGCACCGGCGCCGCCCATGGTGGCGACGGCCGTGGCACCGGACGCGAAGAAGACCTTGCGCATGAAGTTGCGGCGACTGGCGTGGGCGCGACGCGCGACCTCGGCCTTCTGCCGCGGCTGCCCACCGGTGTCGAGCTCGGCCATCGTGGTCCGCTCCCTTCGTCCTGGCCGCGTCCCCTGCGGACCGGCCACCGGAGAACCACCCTGGGGGCCGTAACTGAGGCTCCGCTGAAGCGAGTTCGCCACGCAGGCCGTTCGCGGCCGCCACGCAGGCTTTCCGTGACCGCCCCGACGGCCGTGACCAGGCTTTCCATGAGGTCGGCCGGCGTTCCTACGAGGTCGCTGTGGACCGTGCCACGGCCCTCGGCAACGTCACCCTGAACCGCGTGCACCCCGCCTCGCTCGCCACCTCGATCCGCCCGCCGTGCGCCGCCGTGAGCGCCGCGGCGATGGCCAGCCCGAGCCCCGAACCGCCGCCCTGCCCGGGGGCCCGGGTGCGGGAGGCGTCGGCGCGGGTGAAGCGTTCGAAGACGGCCGGGAGGAGGTCGGGCGGGATGCCGGGCCCGTCGTCCCGGACGACGACCACGCACTCGGCGCGTCCCGCCGCCACCTCCACGTCGATCCGGGTGCCGGGCGGGGTGTGGGCGCGGGCGTTGGCGAGGAGGTTGGCGACCACCTGGGTCAGCCGGGCGGCGTCGCCGGTGACGAGTGCCGGTTCGTCGAGGCGCAGGGCAAGTTGCCAGTCGTGGTCGGCACCGGCGGCCCGCGCGTCCCACACCGCTTCGGCGACCAGCGTCGCGAGGTCGACGTCGGCCTCCTCCAGCGGCCGTCCCTCGTCGAGGCGGGCCAGGAGCAGCAGGTCCTCGACGAGCCCGGTCATGCGGGCGGACTGCGCGGAGACCCGCTGCCAGACCAGCGCGGGCTCGATCTTCGCGGCGCCCCGGTCCATGAGTTCGGCGTATCCGGCGATGGAGGCGAGCGGGGTGCGCAGTTCGTGGCTCGCGTCGGCGAGGAAACGGCGCATCCGGTCCTCGCTGCGCCGCAGTTCGGCGAGGGAGGACTCGACGCTGTCGATGAGGACGTTCAGGGCGGCGCCCACCTGGCCGACCTCGGTGTCGGTGTCGGGGGCGGGGACACGGGTGAGTTCGCCGGTGCCGAACGGTCCGTTCGCCACCTCGACGGCGGTGGCGGCGACCTGTCCGAGGGGCCGCAGTTGCCGCCGTATGCCCCAGGCGCAGACCGTGCCCACGCCGGCCAGGCCGACGACGGCGATGACGGCCTCGGCCGCGACGAGGTCGTGGACGGTGTCCTTGACCTCGGCGGCGGGCAGTCCGGCGAGGACGGCGGGGCCGTCGCCGCTCGCGACGGTGAGACGGTAGGTGCCGAGGCCGGGGATGGTCCGGGTGGAGAGCGTGCCCGCCTCGGTGACCCCGGCGAGGGCCGCGCGCTGGGCGGCGGTGAGGACCTGCCGGCCGCCGTCCTCGGTGATGACCTCGGCGGCGACCACCTTCCCGTCGGTGAGCCGGGCGGCGACGGTACCGGTGGGCTGGCCGCGCTCGTTGAGGAACCCGAGGTCCGTGGCGTCACCGGAACGCCGCTGGAGGCCGCCCTGGCTGCGGTCGGCCGCGTCCCGGACCCGCTGGTCCAGGTCCGCCTTCAGGTGCGCGCCCTGGACGAGAACGGTGGCCACCGCCATCGTCGTGCAGACCACGACCAGGGCCAGGGACACGAACAGCACCAGCCGGGCCCGCAGGGTCTTCATCTCCCCTCGCCCGCAGCCCTGATGACATATCCCGCGCCGCGCACGGTGTGGATCATCGGTGGGCGCCCCTTGTCGAGCTTCCCGCGCAGGCTGTACACGTACACCTCGACCAGGTTCCCCTCGCTCTCGAACGAGCTGTTCCAGACGTGGTCGAGGATCTGCGCCTTGCTGAGCACCTGGCGGGGGTGGCGCATCAGGAAGTGCAGCAGGTCGAACTCCTTGGCGGTCAGCGCGATCGCCTCCCCGCCGCGCCGCACCTGCCGGGTCTTCTCGGCCAGGACGAGGTCGCCGAGCACGCGTACGGACTCGTCGGCGGCGGCCGCGTCGGCGCCGGAGCGGCGCAGCAGCCCGCGCAGCCGCAGCATGACCTCCTCCAGCGAGAAGGGTTTGGTGACGTAGTCGTCGGCGCCGGCGGAGAGCCCGTCGATCCGGTGCTCCAGCGTGTCGCGGGCGGTGAGCATGAGCACGGGCAGGCCGGCGTTCTCGTACCGCAGCCGGCGCAGCACCTGGACGCCGTCGAGGTCGGGCAGCATGCCGTCGAGAACGACGGCGTGCGGCGCACACCCCCGGGCGAGACCGAGCGCGCCATGCCCGTCCGCCGCGAGGAACGGCTGCCACCCCGCATCGGTGACGGCCCACGACAGCAGTTCGGTGAGCTCGGGTTCGTCGTCGACGATCAACACCCGGACCGCGCCCGGACCGGCCTCACGAGCTCCACTTACGGCAGACATGCTGTGAGCATGTCGAGTGGACCTGGGCGATTCCTGTGAGCCGGCTGGGCCGGGGCCATGACACCATCGGTGGATCGTTTCTTCGACCACATCGAGTGGTGGGGCGGGTGGGACTCGAACCCACGGCCGACGGATTATGAGTCCGCTGCTCTAACCGGCTGAGCTACCGCCCCATAGCGGCGTGTCGCGTACATGTGTGCGCGCCGTCTGCCGCAGCATAGCCGCTCATACGATCTCCTGCTTCGTATGGTCGACTTCGCATGCCCTGAAGGACTCCGCTGTGACCTGCGCGGTTCCCGGTCCAGGGGTGATCACATGAAAAAGGACCCCTTCGGGGGTCCTTGTTCAACACGCTCTCCCGACTGGACTCGAACCAGTAACCTGCCGGTTAACAGCCGGCTGCTCTGCCAATTGAGCTACGGAAGATCGAAGCTCCCCCGACTGGACTCGAACCAGTAACCTGCCGGTTAACAGCCGGCTGCTCTGCCAATTGAGCTACGGAGGAATGCCTCGTTGCATCGAACGTACCTCGCTGGGTATTCGCCAGGGGGCGGGCGTCCGCTGCGACACATACATTAGCGCAAGCAGGGGGGTGCTCCGCCAATCGGTTCCTCCCGGCACCGACGCCGCACCGCAGACCTACGCAAGGGAAGGGTGGCCGCCATGCGCTACAAGCTCACTTTCGTCGCCGGGCTGGCTCTGGGTTACGTGCTGGGCACGCGTGCCGGGCGCGAGCGCTACGAGCAGCTGAAGAAGTCCGCGCGACAGGTCTCGCAGAACCCCGCGGTCCGCAACACCGCCGAATCGGCCGCCCAGCAGGGCCGCCAGTTCGCGGGCAAGGCGTACCACGCGGTGAGCGACAAGGTGGGGGACCGGGTGCCGGACTCGGTGGCCCAGCGGGTCCGCTCCCTGCGGGACCGCAACACCAACGGCGCCGCCGAGGACGACTGGGGAACCAGCAACACTTGAGTGCCGGGCGGGGTGACGTCGTCCGGCCCATAGAATTTTCGCCATGGGGATAGTCGCCGGGCTGGACAGTGCGCCCGATTTCACTCGTATCGTCGTCTGCGACGCGGACACGGGCGCCGTGCTCAGGCAGGGCTACGCCCCGCACCCGGTGGAAGGCCGTCCCTCCGACGTCGACCCCCAGGCCTGGCTGCTGTCCCTCGGTGAGGCGGCCGGCGGCGGGCTGCTCGAAGGCGTGCAGGCCATCGGCGTGTCCGCGCAGCAGAACGCCGTCGTGCCGCTGGACGCCCAGGGCAACACCGTCCGCCCCGCGCTCGTCGGCGGCGACAAGCGTGCCCAGGTCGCGGCGGCCGATCTCATCGACGCACTCGGCGGGCGCGAGGCGTGGGCGCAGGCCGTGGGCTGTGTGCCGCAGGCGCCGCAGCCGGTGACCAAGCTGCGCTGGCTGGTGAAGAACGAGCCCGACGCCGCCCTGCGGACCGCCGTGCTGCTCCAGGCCCACGACTGGCTCGTCTGGCAGCTCCTCGGGCGGCCCGTGCGCCGCACCACCGACCGCGGCGGCGCCTCCGGCACCGGCTACTGGTCCGCCGCCACCGGCGCCTACCGCACCGACCTCGTCGAGCTGGCGCTCGGTCACCAGGCCATGCTGCCCGAGGTGATCGGCCCCTCGGAGGCGGCCGGTACGACCCCGGAGGGGCTGCTGATCTCCGCCGGGACCGGCGAGACCATGGCCGCCGCCTTCGGGCTGGGGATCGGACTCGGTGACGCCGTCGTGTCGCTCGGGGCCTCCGGGTCCGTCATGGCCGTGCACCCCGAGGCGCTCGTCGACAACTCCGGGATGATCACGTCCCTCGCCGACGCGACCGGCATGCACCTGCCCGTCGTCACCACCCTGAACGCCGTACGGACCCTGCGCGGCACCGCCGAGCTGCTCGGGCTGCCCGATCTGGAGGCCCTGTCCGAGCTGGCGATGAAGTCGACGCCGGGCTCGCACGGGCTCGTGCTGCTGCCCTATCTGGAGGGTGAGCGGACGCCGAGCCTGCCGCACACCGCCGGGACGCTCGCCGGGCTGCGGCGGGAGTCGATGAAGCCCGAGCACCTGGCGCGGGCCGCGTTCGAGGGCATGCTGTGCGGGCTCGCCGACGCCCTCGACGTGCTGCGCGGGCGGGGCGTGGAGGTGCGGCGGGTCTTCCTGCTGGGGGCCGCCGCCGAGCTGTCGGCCGTGCAGGCCGCGGCACCGGCGATCTTCGGCGCCCAGGTCGTCGTACCGCAGCCCGCGGACTACGCGGCGATCGGGGCCGCCCGGCAGGCGGCCTGGGCGCTCGGCGTGTCGCAGGGCACGCTCGACCCGCGCACCCCGCCGGCCTGGCAGGGGGCGGCCGCGCAGATCCTGGAGCCCGGCGAGGAACTGGCGGTGGGACAGGCCGTCCGCCAGCAGTTCGTGTCCGTGCGGGAGCAGACACATCCGAACGCCTTCCGCGGCTGACCGTCCG includes:
- a CDS encoding YtxH domain-containing protein, with the translated sequence MRYKLTFVAGLALGYVLGTRAGRERYEQLKKSARQVSQNPAVRNTAESAAQQGRQFAGKAYHAVSDKVGDRVPDSVAQRVRSLRDRNTNGAAEDDWGTSNT
- a CDS encoding DUF3500 domain-containing protein; the protein is MAELDTGGQPRQKAEVARRAHASRRNFMRKVFFASGATAVATMGGAGAWAALADDSTGTADASATPSGAPSGGPGGGTGGPGNQSVTEDFFGLTTDGNRIDDLFTIHSTGVATTPVITAANAFLAGLTDDQKTSTVFTVHSTEWRLWSNVDSYERQGVSLADLSDDQKALGTALLKAALSADGLETTEKIRRINQAAGEAIGNTTAFNEDAYYWTVMGTPSRTEPWGFQFDGHHLVINYFVLGDQVVMSPCFWGSEPTTMEIDGETVTVCHEEVAASLAFINSLTTAQQAVAIESATKANESMKAGAFSDNAVQEYTGLRGDKLDAAQRKKLLAIVEAFVGRAKADAAKVRMAEVARHLSDTYVTWAGGTGDDDAFYVRVHSPVVWVEVDCQSPGPLAGAYGATQGGGATQLHVHSVIRTPNGNDYGKELLRQHYLTSPHHR
- a CDS encoding NAD(P)-dependent oxidoreductase, producing the protein MRTTVTLLHPGAMGAPVGGQATRTGARVLYVPTGRGPASVERARQAGLVAADSLASALSVSDLVLSVCPPHAAEDVAHEVLEHDFRGIYVEANAISPDRATRIGKACAERGALMVDGSIIGGPPADGSGPRLYLSGDARAVAGTAALFDGTDVVARPLDAGIGAASALKMAYASFQKSARVLAAVSHALATSHGVGEELAAEGRALTARILAEVDHFPGVAARAWRWAPEMAEIAAALDAVGLPPDLAEASAAVLRHWSGDKDRLDLPLEDVFARLHTPVGPSPAG
- a CDS encoding response regulator transcription factor, yielding MSAVSGAREAGPGAVRVLIVDDEPELTELLSWAVTDAGWQPFLAADGHGALGLARGCAPHAVVLDGMLPDLDGVQVLRRLRYENAGLPVLMLTARDTLEHRIDGLSAGADDYVTKPFSLEEVMLRLRGLLRRSGADAAAADESVRVLGDLVLAEKTRQVRRGGEAIALTAKEFDLLHFLMRHPRQVLSKAQILDHVWNSSFESEGNLVEVYVYSLRGKLDKGRPPMIHTVRGAGYVIRAAGEGR
- a CDS encoding xylulokinase; translation: MGIVAGLDSAPDFTRIVVCDADTGAVLRQGYAPHPVEGRPSDVDPQAWLLSLGEAAGGGLLEGVQAIGVSAQQNAVVPLDAQGNTVRPALVGGDKRAQVAAADLIDALGGREAWAQAVGCVPQAPQPVTKLRWLVKNEPDAALRTAVLLQAHDWLVWQLLGRPVRRTTDRGGASGTGYWSAATGAYRTDLVELALGHQAMLPEVIGPSEAAGTTPEGLLISAGTGETMAAAFGLGIGLGDAVVSLGASGSVMAVHPEALVDNSGMITSLADATGMHLPVVTTLNAVRTLRGTAELLGLPDLEALSELAMKSTPGSHGLVLLPYLEGERTPSLPHTAGTLAGLRRESMKPEHLARAAFEGMLCGLADALDVLRGRGVEVRRVFLLGAAAELSAVQAAAPAIFGAQVVVPQPADYAAIGAARQAAWALGVSQGTLDPRTPPAWQGAAAQILEPGEELAVGQAVRQQFVSVREQTHPNAFRG
- a CDS encoding sensor histidine kinase encodes the protein MKTLRARLVLFVSLALVVVCTTMAVATVLVQGAHLKADLDQRVRDAADRSQGGLQRRSGDATDLGFLNERGQPTGTVAARLTDGKVVAAEVITEDGGRQVLTAAQRAALAGVTEAGTLSTRTIPGLGTYRLTVASGDGPAVLAGLPAAEVKDTVHDLVAAEAVIAVVGLAGVGTVCAWGIRRQLRPLGQVAATAVEVANGPFGTGELTRVPAPDTDTEVGQVGAALNVLIDSVESSLAELRRSEDRMRRFLADASHELRTPLASIAGYAELMDRGAAKIEPALVWQRVSAQSARMTGLVEDLLLLARLDEGRPLEEADVDLATLVAEAVWDARAAGADHDWQLALRLDEPALVTGDAARLTQVVANLLANARAHTPPGTRIDVEVAAGRAECVVVVRDDGPGIPPDLLPAVFERFTRADASRTRAPGQGGGSGLGLAIAAALTAAHGGRIEVASEAGCTRFRVTLPRAVARSTATS
- a CDS encoding expansin EXLX1 family cellulose-binding protein, which translates into the protein MAPPSAHRRPRKSRALLIAVAVGAVALIASVIVAFRPGGGSGDAVSVADAGRAASAGSAAVTPSATPSSTPSGSASASASASASASASASKKATPKATVAKQPKATPKAPVSTGSLAGRIKPGVTYSGVATFYDAGNGDGACTFGPAGTVMTAAMNTADYETAKACGAYVRVRAASGASITVRITNECPAPCRVGQLDLSAEAFAKLAAPVKGQIPITWSLVSPGTGEKLAVRYKTGSSRYWCGIQILGHRNPVARLEVRTSGGWTVLPRASYNYFLSEQGAGCGGAIRVTDIYGERLTVDGIALRPNVVQATGVQFAGH